The genomic stretch gaggaggctgcatatctttgagcacttgaactttttcaggattggcctctatccctcgctcagtcaccaggtaacccaagaattttcctcctttagccCCGAATAAACATTTCAGGGGATTGAGTTTCAGCCCATATTGTCGGAGAGTCCTGCATGTTTCTTCCACATCCTTGATCAAATTTTCGGCCAacggggatttgatgagtatatcgtctacatagacttccacatttcgcccgatctgctcccggaagattttatccatcattcgCTGGTATGTGGCTCCGGCATTCCTGaggccaaagggcatgacagtataacagaaagtaccgtcagccgtaattaaactaaccttctcttggtcttcccgagctagaggtatctgatgatacccctggtaggcgtccagcatacatattCTTTCACATCCGGCCGTGGAATCTACcatttgatcgatccggggcagaagATAGCAATCTTTGGGGCTGGCCCGgttgaggtcccggaagtcgatatatactctccacttattgttgggcttctttacCAAGACTACATTGGAGAGCCAGGATGGAAACTGAACCTCCCAGACATGTCCTGCTTTCTTGAGTTGATCTACCTcggctcttattattttattctggtcagctgagaaatttcttttcttttgcttcacgGGTCGAGAGTCAGGTAGTAGATGCAACTTATGCTCAGCCACCTCTGGCTTGACCCCGGGCAACTCCTCAGTAGACCAGGCAAAGACATCCCGATTGTGAATTAAACACTGAATCAATTCTTCTTTGAGGGGAGGAGGAAGGTCACTCACCACCCGGGTCAGACTTTCAGGCCGATCGGCATGTAGTTGTACTTCTTCCCAAGGGAGGGGCTCCTCAGCTATAGGAAGAGGTTCCTCTTGAACAACATGAACGCCTCCATCCTGAATCCTTTGATATTTCCGAGCTTCTACTCGGATCATGTCgatatagcaccgccgagaaaCCTTCTGTTCTCCtctaacttccccgacctgctcgcccacAAGAAACTTGATTTTTTGGTGAAAGGTTGAGACGGTAGCCCTAAATTCGTGCAACGCGGGCCTCCCTAGAATAACATTATAGGAAGAAGAGGAGTCTACTACTATAAATGTGCTCATCCTTGTGCGTACCAGTGGCTCGGTGCCCAAAGATATTGCCAGCTTAATCTGGCCAATAGGCTTCACTTCATTGCCGGTAAATCCATACAGAGATGTAGCCACTGGCTGAAGTTCGACGGCATCAATCTGCATTTCTTCAAATGCAGTCCTGAATAGAATGttaaccgagctcccggtatcgaCTAAAACCCGAGCAACTCGACTATTGGCGATGATGGCTTTGATGATGAGCGCATCGTCATGAGGCAACTCCAGACCCTCCAGGTCTGCAGGCCCGAAGCTAAGAGCAGGGCCAGCAGCTTGCTCCTGACTGCATCCGACAGCATGAACCTCCAATCGCCGAACGTGAGACTTACGTGCTCTCCCTGAGTCTCCGTCGGTcggccctccagagatcatgcctatctctctAACAACTGCATTACCTCTGTTTTCGACCTCTCGTGATCCTTCCGGTTCCTTTCCCCGACCAGGTTGCTGAGTGCTAGGTCCCGCTAGGTCGAGACGAGATGATCCAGCCTGCCCTGCCATCCTTTGTTCTTCCATCATTTTGATCAACTGAGGCGCTAACTCAGGCGGGGGCAAACCCATCTCTGCGGCTCGTTTAGAGTCTCGAGCAAACTGAAAACAACGATTAGTATCATGTGTACGGGATCTATGATAGGTGCAGTACCGATTACTCCCTGGTCCTGGTCGGGGGATATGTACAGCAGCAACTCGAGGAGCAGGTCGAATTTCCGGCCCGGGATGAAAGGCAGGTCTGGCTTCCCGGACTCGCGATAGAGGTTGAGGGGCTGGTTGAGGCACTCTTCTTTCTTGCTTATTATTGGAAGGAAGTGGTCTTTCGGCCTTCCTTTGAgctgcttgtgcttcttccaccttgatgtaggaagcaactttttccaccatctcatcaaaattccgagcgggatttttgatgagatctctgaagaacTCTCCCTCTCCCAATCCATGAGAGAAAGCGCTCATCAGAATCTCCGAGGTGGCGGTAGGGACAtcttgagccacttgattaaagcggtTGATATAACTTCTCAAGGGCTCAGTCGGCCCCTACTTTAGAGCAAAAAGACAATGATCTATCTTATGATTTTTCTTACTGCTGGCAAATCGGTGCAAAAAAGCCGTTTTGAAGTCCAGAAAACAGGTGATGGACCCTTGAGGCAACCCATCGAACCACTTTAAGGCTGAACCAGATAAAGTATTCAGGAAAGCTCTACATTTAACAGCATCGCTATATTGGTGCAGTAGGGCTGCGTTTTTAAATTTTcgcagatgatcttctggatccttACTCCCATCATATTCTCTGATCGATGGAGCTCTATAACCCTTAGGCAGTCTTTCATTTAGAATCCTGACCGAGAAAGGTACTTTCTCGTCTGGATCTTCGGGGAATGCCTCAGGTATAACAACGACCTTTCCCTTCTTCGATTCCCGTGGCTGTGAACTCTCAGCCACAGATGCTTGGGGCTCGGGCTGATAATATCCTATACCCGGCTCGCGATAAGGATGTTGAGGAAATACCTCAGGCTGCTTTCTTTTGGAACCTCGATCTGAAACAGGGAGGGGCTCCTTGGAAGCCTCCACAGGGGCTTGTCGTGGTCGCGAGACAGTTGCCTGTCTCTCCGAGGCTACCAATCTTTTGTCCTCCTTAAAGAGTTCATACTCCCCAGCGATCATAGTAACGTGAATGGGGCCAGACTCCTCCATCATCACGTTCCGGATCAGGttgttgtgtttcccacagacgacgccaaatttgatcccgtccggaagctgagtcggatggggGCGGGCCTTGCTGTGCTaaatgttgacggaaagtcgttgagATGCTGAATCAGCGAGGTCTCTCGTGGACAGGTGCACAAGGGTGGTTGTACTGGAAGGAAAACTCAGGATGACGGCGTTATTGCTctacacacactcagacgagccacacggtcgttagagaccagaaaccagggaaaaagtccccgggtcaggccctccgacgctcaagtcaggtactttttccccagaaatcacagagaaagcaCGAAAAGTAAAAACtggtaagaaatgacgagtgagcgtacctgcataagggacaaagcatccctttttatactgcggCTGAGGTTTCTGGAATCTGgcgaatgtcagggaatgtcgggtgtcaggctcTGTCTAGCGGTGGTCGACACATGACCTTCTCTCATAGGCTGGCGGAGGAACCAAGAGGAGTATGAGCCTCCCaccgttagaatattccctgacatgtgataATTGTTCTCTGACATGTAGTTATGATTCCCTGCAGGCCTATTTGTCATGTAGTGTCTGACCTCCTGCACGCGGGGTCGGCTCCCCGACCTGCATCGTTTGGctattatccatggtatgaacatcccgacctgcacgctgggtcgacTCCCCAACCTGCATCTGTGGGCTATTATCCATGGTAAGAATGTCCCGACCTGCGCGCTGGGTCGGCTCCCCGACCTGCATCATTTGGctattatccatggtatgaacgtcccgacctgcacgctgggtcggctCCCCGACCTGCATCTGTGGGATATTATCCATGGTaagaacgtcccgacctgcacgctgggtcggctCCCCGACCTGCATCGTTTGGctattatccatggtatgaacgtcccgacctacaTGCTGGGTCGGCTCCCCGACCTGCATCCGTTCAAGGTAAATCGTATTCGGTGTATCCGTCCGATCAATAAGCTGGTCCCGAGTCGCCCTCAATCTCTGGTGGCACCTGACCCTTGTGAGCGGTCCTCCATTGAATTTGGTCCTGGGGGGTCAGGTCCTTTTCTGATTCCCTTTAGAGACCGGATCCGTCCCCGGACCCGGTCCAACTTGCGAATTAGTCGTTTGACCAGTACCTCACTTGAAGTTTTGACTTTAGCCACGTGTACCGGAACCTTGACCTTCTTGTAATTCTGACTTTTGATCCCCATGGTGACATTGCCACGGAGGCAAGACTTTTGACCTCCAAGATGGTGTAATTTTGCCACTAGGGCTAGACTGCTGACCTCCAGGCTGGCCTAACTTTTGACTAGCCACGAGGGCTAGAATTCTGACCTCCAGGCTGGCATAACTTTTGACTAGCCACgagggctagacttctgacctctaGACTGGCATAACTTTTGACCCTTCTATGGCTTTGACTCTGTGTCACATCATCTCACAGACCCTACATCCATGCACCGTATCAACCACCTATTCCTAATACAATTAAATCGCTCTCGAATTACGacggtaaaaaaaaaattattatctccAGATATTCATGATTCGATTTAGAGCTGCAatatatttacaattttttttttaaatgagactTATAACTAAAAGATGTTGGGCTTCTAGGCCGCTCATCACAAGTACTTCCTGATTTACTTTGGTAACCGATGGAAAAACTTTCATGGGTctgatgttggtgcaattttcctaggtcaaggttgaccgatttgactaaacttgagttgacttaagcttgagtcatgatatttaagttttgatgtttgacaatatatgaaaattGTAGATACAATTATCCATTTGGGGAGActattggtgcaattcccctctggttaatgtttgaccagtttgatgtgaagaaaagtcaagtaggtcaaggttgactggatgcttgactagaaagtcctaactggaggttaggcaagggcaacaACGAGAAAGttgacagaagaagaaaatccaagtggatcagtgttgaccagacacttggtgtggaaagtcctggcgagtgaagacaggcagatgaaaattcaggtggatcaaggttgacctaacacttggtgtttggaagtccaagtggatcaaagaattgaccggacacttggcacgagaagaaaagtctaagtgggtcaaacgattgactggacacttgatgaagaagtcttagcaggtcaacgatgactagatgctaggcaatgTGAAATCCTAACAGGTCACAGCTGATCAGATGTTGGGcaaggaaccctagacttaggtttGGAAGTTAGAGTTTGATAATCGATTACACAATGTGTTAAGTGATCAAGCAGTTTACTTAATCGCTTAAGGAACTCTCTGTTTAAAATACAAAGGGTCGTAATCTATTAAGGTAATTGATTATGATATTCGTAATCGATTACAACAATCGATTAAGGTATTTGACGCGAGAAACAGAAGGGAGCTGAATCACTTACCATAAGCAATTCAGCAGGGCTTAATCGATTAGTCTAATCGATTAAGCTTCATTCTGTGAGAAACAGAATGTTTGGTAAGCGATTAAACTCTGAAGTTTAATCGCTTATGGGTCATTCTCGCGTAAACAGAAACATGCCTAATCGATTAGACTAGTCGATTTGGCATGTGCAATCGATTAGAGTAATCAATTACATTTGaaaaactagccgttgtgagcccgATAAAAGGGTTATCGCACGTTGTTTCAGATATCGCTTCCCCGACTCTCTTCACCTAGCTCACACGACATCACACTATATTCTTGGAGACTTAGAgagaagtgttgctgcacttccaagttgATCAAGAGGGGTCTACAAGGAAGAAgtaagaagctagggtttcatttattgtaaatcttgtaaggtttcatattgtattagcttcttcttgttcttctttgtgtgagtttgtactgttggagttcaatcaaagtcctacattgaaaatatttggtaaagatcatgagtttaaaaggatgtaggatatctccattagtatgaggccttttgggtagagcccaagagcaaaccaTGAGAgcctagacccaaagtggacaatatcatgcaattatggagatatgtgaactTCCTTTagacacaacaaatggtatcagagtgaaGGTCCAGACTAGATGCAATGTGGGGTGCCTTCaacgaagttgagggtaggcCCGGAGCTGGTCatgagtgaccagatgctcgtgGGGAGGCCTGGAGCTGGTCAAGATGACCGGATTCTTGTGGGGGGCTTGGAGCAAGtcagagtgaccagatacttgtagGGGGGCGAGTAAATTAGGGTGATCGGGTGCTCACGAGGAGGCTTGAAGCAGGTCATGAGTGACATATACGCGTGGGGAGGCTCGAAGCAAGTCAGTGTGACCGGATGCTTGCAGGGAGGCATAGatcaggtcagggtgaccggatgcggaTGCTCATGGGGAGGCCTAGAGTTGTAaagacccaccttctacactactactactctataaaggtggacgctacttaactactaacccTACTTAACTGCCCcgtgaggagtctctaccgaaaaatttcggcaacatcccCCCCGTACAGGTGACAATATCttaaatacaaacactatatacatcagccacaggtggctggaacatatatcaaacaactcacgtagtaaataatccaaaacaaaagagaactataccagaaatcatcacataagatcacaattcatctactatgtcctaataacatcaagataacatatactatcccgaatacttctaacatagcaaaaggaaaagaaaactaaaagaaacttctttctagtcccaaggcttccatagtccaggcatcacacatccaccacacatctccttgtcgcctttcttCTGACTATagtttccctttacctttatctgcagtaggaggaaatgcaaactataagcgaattgcttagtaagcgctatctaactcacaaaaactcgataagcatgtatataacaaaaagaaacatgctaaaactgaatgcttaagaagaaaactactcatgctcatctattagcaataaatcaaattaactgaaatgctaacatgtaaagctactcatgctatacaagaataaagaTGGAAATCATCTAGAAATaagactaatcatgctcaataaactcataaggaaaacaaatgaaaactgatactgtgtgtttagaattaaaagagctacACTTGCTAATCCTAAACATatatgaagcttgtttcatttgtcccAAATACTTATGGTCTTATACTTATAGTCTTAcacttagaaattattatttaatttaatttctctttctcttgtcttttcttgggcccaggcttagtaccaaatgtaCGCtttctaatagagactgaggtagcaaacctccagtcctatgagggtaaagaccttggtcttaccagggccaagaccttggaattggtcatctggatttgtttaacgacaaccttggaagtcgggtactagcctctttaaaagatttacttgttatcttttcttctctagaccttggtcttttctcacttatagatactcatatcttctaaaggatttAATAGGACATAATCATTCCACTGAAATACATGACTACTCATGTATGTTAAAatagtaaagaaaactaactgtatgcttcaacttaaagagctattaaaagcaaAGGAACACatacatgcatatgtatcaaagaaacttaaatctgcatactaacttaacaaaATCCTACATACTattctaataaaattctgcataccat from Zingiber officinale cultivar Zhangliang chromosome 5B, Zo_v1.1, whole genome shotgun sequence encodes the following:
- the LOC121986842 gene encoding uncharacterized protein LOC121986842 translates to MGLPPPELAPQLIKMMEEQRMAGQAGSSRLDLAGPSTQQPGRGKEPEGSREVENRGNAVVREIGMISGGPTDGDSGRARKSHVRRLEVHAVGCSQEQAAGPALSFGPADLEGLELPHDDALIIKAIIANSRVARVLVDTGSSVNILFRTAFEEMQIDAVELQPVATSLYGFTGNEVKPIGQIKLAISLGTEPLECRSHIPANDG